In Candidatus Thermoplasmatota archaeon, a genomic segment contains:
- a CDS encoding dodecin, which yields MPDRTFKLIELVGTSNRSFADACSNAVRKASRTLHGLAWFEVVEQRGAIENGRVKEFQVKLKVAFKLLDDRELGGATGAKKR from the coding sequence ATGCCCGACCGCACGTTCAAGCTCATCGAACTCGTGGGGACGTCCAACCGAAGCTTCGCCGACGCGTGCAGCAACGCCGTCCGCAAGGCGAGCCGGACCCTGCACGGCCTCGCCTGGTTCGAGGTCGTGGAGCAGCGCGGCGCCATCGAGAACGGCCGCGTGAAGGAGTTCCAAGTGAAGCTCAAGGTGGCCTTCAAGCTCTTGGACGACCGGGAGCTTGGCGGCGCGACGGGCGCAAAGAAACGCTAG
- the lipB gene encoding lipoyl(octanoyl) transferase LipB, producing the protein MEKPSTRSIEVRDLGLADYKEVWDLQLALVEERAAGKIPDTLLLVEHPHVYTCGRRTQEENKPQAPVLGVPIYEIERGGDVTYHGPGQLVGYPIVHLTGRGLKIGDYIHLLEAALQETLLAFGVESHAREGREHTGVWVGPQDAPRKIASIGLGVRHWVAFHGFALNANTDLAYFEAIRPCGFDPGMMTSMQRETGRLVDMSKLRRVARDRLLARLEKSR; encoded by the coding sequence ATGGAAAAGCCATCCACACGATCAATCGAAGTTCGTGACCTCGGGCTTGCCGATTACAAGGAGGTCTGGGATCTCCAGCTCGCGCTCGTCGAGGAGCGCGCCGCCGGGAAGATCCCCGACACGCTGCTTCTCGTCGAGCACCCGCACGTGTACACGTGCGGCCGCCGCACGCAGGAAGAAAACAAGCCGCAGGCGCCCGTGCTCGGCGTTCCCATCTACGAGATCGAACGCGGCGGCGACGTGACGTACCACGGGCCGGGCCAACTCGTGGGCTACCCGATCGTGCACCTCACCGGGCGGGGGCTCAAGATCGGCGACTACATCCACCTCCTCGAGGCCGCGTTGCAGGAGACGCTTCTTGCCTTTGGCGTCGAGAGCCACGCGCGCGAGGGGCGGGAGCACACGGGCGTGTGGGTGGGACCGCAGGATGCGCCCCGCAAGATCGCGTCGATCGGCCTTGGCGTTCGGCATTGGGTCGCGTTCCACGGGTTTGCGCTGAACGCGAACACGGACCTCGCCTACTTCGAGGCGATCCGGCCGTGCGGCTTCGACCCGGGCATGATGACGAGCATGCAGCGCGAGACGGGTCGCCTCGTCGACATGTCCAAGCTGCGGCGCGTCGCGCGGGATCGCCTGCTTGCGCGGCTGGAAAAGAGCCGCTAG